Proteins encoded together in one Priestia aryabhattai window:
- a CDS encoding DUF3311 domain-containing protein, which produces MKFIYILSVLPFVGILGFLPFVNRVSPFVLGMPFNMFWMVIWVVLTSIILGVMYKLDPRNREGEEE; this is translated from the coding sequence ATGAAATTTATCTATATTTTGTCTGTCCTTCCGTTCGTAGGCATATTAGGGTTTCTTCCTTTTGTTAATCGAGTGAGTCCGTTTGTTCTCGGTATGCCGTTCAATATGTTTTGGATGGTGATATGGGTGGTGCTTACGTCCATTATTTTAGGGGTTATGTATAAGCTTGATCCCAGAAATCGGGAAGGGGAAGAGGAATGA
- a CDS encoding sodium:solute symporter family protein — protein sequence MNSALIIILLFLVAAIFLGIRSTKGKDMNLEQWTVGGRGFGAILVFVLMAGEIYTTFSFLGGSGWAYGKGAPALYVLIYISLSYVLSYWLLPVIWKYARDHKLVSQPDFFVSKYKSPYLGVLVAAVGVIAVIPVIVVQLKGLGIIVSQASYGAISMSAAIWMGAISLTLYVMISGIHGSAWTAVIKDIMMLVVIGFLGIYLPFHYYGGYGPMFEAVNAAKPGFLKFPEQGLSVSWFISTVILLVLGFYMWPQVFSSSYTAKNAKVFRKNAIISPLYTLMLLFVFFVGFAAILKVPGLSGGDVDLALLRISIQTFDPWFIGIIGGAGLLTALVPGSMLLMSASTLLAKNIYKPFVPQASEARIAVLAKSFVPIVALISVYFTLNGGTTLSTIILMGYSLMTQLFPSLLFSLKKNNFVTKQGAAWGIIAGIIVVAYITISGSTIGTLFPSLPQQMKDINVGFIALLVNFIVMWAVSMLTKKNSVSA from the coding sequence ATGAATAGTGCACTTATTATTATTTTACTATTTTTAGTTGCAGCTATTTTTCTTGGCATACGATCAACCAAAGGCAAGGATATGAACTTGGAGCAGTGGACGGTAGGCGGACGCGGTTTCGGGGCTATTTTAGTGTTTGTGCTGATGGCCGGAGAAATCTATACAACGTTTTCGTTTCTAGGCGGAAGCGGGTGGGCTTATGGAAAAGGAGCTCCTGCACTTTATGTCTTAATTTATATTAGCTTATCGTATGTCTTATCATACTGGCTTCTTCCGGTTATTTGGAAGTATGCAAGAGATCATAAGCTCGTCTCGCAGCCGGATTTTTTTGTAAGCAAATATAAAAGCCCTTACCTTGGTGTGCTTGTAGCTGCTGTCGGAGTGATTGCCGTCATTCCTGTTATTGTTGTGCAGTTAAAAGGATTAGGGATTATTGTATCGCAAGCATCATATGGTGCCATTTCGATGTCGGCAGCAATTTGGATGGGAGCCATCAGTTTAACGCTGTACGTCATGATATCCGGTATTCACGGTTCTGCATGGACGGCGGTTATCAAAGACATTATGATGCTTGTTGTCATTGGGTTTTTAGGTATTTATTTGCCTTTCCATTATTACGGAGGATACGGTCCGATGTTTGAGGCTGTGAATGCAGCGAAGCCAGGATTTTTAAAGTTTCCTGAACAAGGCTTAAGCGTCTCGTGGTTTATTTCGACCGTTATTTTACTAGTACTTGGTTTTTATATGTGGCCGCAGGTGTTTAGTTCAAGCTATACAGCGAAAAATGCAAAGGTATTTCGTAAAAATGCAATTATTAGCCCTCTTTATACGCTGATGCTGCTCTTTGTATTTTTTGTCGGATTTGCAGCTATTTTAAAAGTTCCTGGTTTAAGCGGAGGAGACGTGGATCTTGCGCTATTACGGATCTCGATCCAGACATTTGATCCTTGGTTTATTGGAATTATAGGGGGAGCCGGTTTGCTGACAGCGCTTGTGCCGGGGTCGATGCTGTTAATGAGTGCGTCGACGCTGCTGGCTAAAAATATTTATAAACCGTTTGTGCCTCAAGCAAGCGAAGCGCGTATTGCCGTTTTAGCGAAAAGCTTTGTACCGATCGTGGCCCTCATTTCCGTTTACTTTACACTAAACGGGGGAACGACGCTGTCAACGATTATTTTAATGGGCTATAGTCTAATGACACAGCTGTTTCCATCTCTGCTTTTTAGTTTGAAGAAAAACAACTTTGTAACGAAACAAGGAGCAGCGTGGGGAATTATTGCTGGAATTATTGTAGTAGCCTATATTACAATCAGCGGATCTACTATTGGTACGTTATTTCCGTCACTGCCTCAGCAAATGAAGGATATCAACGTCGGATTTATTGCGCTGCTTGTCAACTTTATAGTGATGTGGGCAGTCAGTATGCTCACGAAAAAAAACAGCGTTTCTGCATAA
- a CDS encoding sensor histidine kinase produces MKVDTVVKKDVLLILVMVVVVPLAGELKYYPFHDTYRVSFAVPIFFFSLLLLRKISPVIPGILVAGAIVGFRMCLDWYNYELFDFLHSLQIRCSAGIYYLVYAIAFSWFKINDFHSKPWIIGIWSIIIETVSGGMELFFMYVTVHHHIVFPEFMQIFIVGVFRSFFVLCLFSMIKLYEGQLRERQISQKNDQLLVVLSNLYEESIHLKKTLQDAERITKKSYDLYEELHEADINELTSLHEFSQKALQIAGEVHDIKKDNQRISAGLSKVITKEEFSEYMEIESLLQIVMRSNEKYAALLTKDIHFSYSILGEHPRYHVYLFLSLINNLVTNAVEAIEKEGTIIIDVCREEDRILLYVRDSGPGVKKRHERLIFKAGFTSKYAKDGTPSTGLGLVYVKQMTEQLGGSIQFINLSPSPGVQFTIDLPISTLMGDKD; encoded by the coding sequence ATGAAAGTTGATACGGTAGTAAAAAAAGATGTTTTACTCATTTTGGTGATGGTAGTAGTTGTGCCGCTAGCAGGAGAGCTTAAATATTATCCTTTTCATGATACGTATAGAGTTAGTTTTGCTGTGCCTATTTTTTTCTTTTCACTGCTGCTTTTAAGAAAGATATCTCCCGTTATCCCAGGTATTTTAGTTGCGGGTGCTATAGTAGGCTTTCGAATGTGCCTTGATTGGTATAACTACGAATTATTTGATTTTCTTCATTCTTTGCAGATCCGGTGTTCAGCAGGAATTTATTATCTCGTGTATGCGATTGCTTTTTCTTGGTTTAAGATTAATGATTTCCATTCAAAACCATGGATTATTGGCATATGGAGCATCATAATCGAAACGGTTTCAGGCGGTATGGAATTGTTTTTTATGTATGTGACGGTTCATCATCATATTGTGTTTCCGGAGTTCATGCAAATTTTTATTGTAGGCGTCTTTCGAAGTTTCTTTGTTTTATGCCTATTTAGCATGATCAAACTCTACGAAGGGCAGCTGCGAGAACGACAAATCTCTCAAAAAAATGATCAGCTGCTTGTTGTACTTTCAAATTTATATGAAGAATCCATTCATTTGAAAAAAACGCTGCAAGACGCTGAGCGAATTACGAAAAAGTCATATGATTTATATGAAGAATTACACGAAGCAGATATAAATGAGCTTACTTCGCTGCACGAATTTAGCCAAAAAGCATTACAAATTGCAGGAGAAGTACATGATATTAAAAAAGACAATCAGCGAATATCCGCAGGATTGTCCAAGGTCATTACAAAAGAGGAATTTTCTGAGTATATGGAAATCGAAAGTCTGCTTCAAATCGTCATGCGCAGCAATGAAAAATATGCGGCGCTGTTAACAAAAGATATTCATTTTTCATATTCGATTCTAGGAGAGCACCCTCGCTATCACGTGTACTTGTTTTTGTCATTAATTAACAACTTAGTAACGAATGCAGTGGAAGCAATTGAAAAAGAAGGGACGATTATTATCGACGTATGTCGAGAAGAAGACCGCATTTTACTGTATGTGAGAGATAGCGGTCCCGGAGTGAAAAAAAGGCATGAACGTCTCATTTTTAAAGCGGGATTTACATCCAAATATGCAAAGGACGGGACGCCTTCTACAGGTCTTGGGCTTGTCTACGTTAAGCAAATGACCGAGCAGCTGGGGGGAAGTATTCAATTTATTAATCTGTCTCCAAGCCCCGGTGTTCAATTTACTATAGATTTACCTATTTCTACGTTAATGGGGGATAAGGACTAA
- a CDS encoding response regulator, translating to MRFYIIDDDEVFRSMLAEIIEDNDLGEVIGEAEDGIVLNDQFSLLQQIDILFIDLLMPIQDGIETVRKIKDSFKGKIIMMSQVETKDLIGKAYSLGIEYYITKPLNRMEVLMVIQKVIERIHVQQSMEKIQESLNTVLNVGNQQKTPSFGKKESDPAEACRFLLRELGILGESGSKDLIEIINYLHQTEKSTMYEQHFPSLKEIFEKITVKKLGASFSEEVLQKEMKAAEQRVRRAIYQSLNHLTSLGMVDFFNPKFENYASKFFDFSMVHQRMRDIEKGTGKSSTPSRINVKKFIQMLYYEVKQTL from the coding sequence ATGCGATTTTATATCATAGATGATGACGAAGTCTTTCGTTCAATGTTAGCTGAAATTATTGAAGATAATGATTTAGGGGAGGTTATAGGAGAAGCAGAAGACGGAATTGTATTAAATGATCAATTTTCTCTATTACAGCAGATCGATATTTTATTTATTGATTTGTTAATGCCCATTCAAGATGGAATCGAAACCGTGCGCAAAATAAAGGATAGTTTTAAAGGGAAAATTATTATGATGTCACAAGTAGAAACAAAAGATTTGATTGGAAAAGCCTACTCACTTGGCATTGAATACTATATCACGAAGCCGCTTAATCGTATGGAAGTACTAATGGTCATTCAAAAAGTAATTGAACGAATTCATGTTCAACAATCAATGGAGAAGATTCAAGAATCGTTAAATACCGTACTTAATGTAGGAAACCAGCAAAAAACGCCTTCTTTTGGTAAAAAAGAAAGCGATCCGGCAGAAGCCTGCAGGTTTCTTTTAAGAGAACTTGGTATTTTAGGAGAAAGCGGAAGTAAGGATTTGATTGAAATCATCAATTACTTGCATCAAACGGAAAAAAGCACGATGTATGAACAGCATTTTCCTTCTCTCAAAGAAATCTTTGAGAAAATTACCGTGAAAAAGCTCGGGGCATCTTTTTCAGAAGAGGTGCTGCAAAAAGAAATGAAAGCAGCCGAACAGCGAGTAAGAAGAGCCATTTATCAGTCGTTAAATCATTTGACCTCTCTTGGCATGGTTGATTTCTTTAATCCTAAATTTGAAAATTACGCTTCTAAATTTTTTGATTTTTCAATGGTACATCAGCGCATGAGAGATATAGAAAAAGGCACAGGAAAAAGCAGTACCCCGAGTCGCATAAACGTAAAGAAATTTATTCAAATGCTATATTATGAAGTCAAACAAACGCTGTAG
- a CDS encoding cation:dicarboxylate symporter family transporter yields MFKKLGLAGQILIGLIAGIIVGAIFYGNPKAVEVLQPIGDVFIHLIKMIVVPIVISSIIVGVAGVGDIKKLGKLGGKTILYFEIITTVAIVVGLLAANLLHPGTGVDRSGLEKSDISSYTSTAEATEQKGFVETFVHIVPTNVFESIAAGDMLPIIFFSVLFGLGIASIGEKGKPVLRFFEGTAEAMFWVTNLVMKFAPFGVFALIGVTVSKFGLASLIPLSKLVIVAYGTMIFFVLVVLGLVAKWAGVNIFHLLKVLKDELLLAFSTASSETVLPRIIAKMEKFGCPKAITSFVIPTGYSFNLDGSTLYQALAAIFIAQMYGIDMSITQQISLILILMVTSKGIAGVPGVSFVVLLATLGSVGLPVEGLAFIAGIDRLLDMGRTAVNVIGNSLGAIVISKWEGQFNDEHKKAYINEVTKKVS; encoded by the coding sequence ATGTTTAAAAAGCTTGGATTAGCAGGACAAATTTTAATCGGTTTGATTGCAGGTATTATTGTAGGCGCCATTTTTTATGGAAATCCTAAAGCAGTTGAAGTGCTACAGCCAATTGGAGACGTATTCATTCATTTAATTAAAATGATCGTGGTGCCGATTGTTATTTCTAGTATCATTGTGGGCGTTGCGGGTGTTGGTGATATTAAGAAGCTTGGTAAATTAGGCGGAAAAACAATTCTTTACTTTGAAATCATTACAACAGTTGCCATTGTTGTAGGTTTATTAGCAGCTAACTTGCTTCACCCTGGTACTGGTGTGGACCGCAGCGGTCTTGAAAAATCAGATATCAGCAGCTACACGTCTACAGCAGAAGCTACAGAACAAAAAGGGTTTGTAGAAACATTTGTTCATATTGTTCCAACGAATGTATTTGAGTCAATTGCTGCAGGCGACATGCTGCCAATTATTTTCTTCTCGGTCCTATTTGGACTTGGAATTGCATCAATCGGTGAAAAAGGCAAGCCGGTTTTAAGATTCTTTGAAGGCACAGCAGAAGCAATGTTTTGGGTAACGAATTTAGTTATGAAGTTTGCACCGTTTGGTGTATTTGCATTAATCGGTGTGACCGTATCAAAATTTGGACTAGCGTCTTTGATTCCGCTTAGTAAGCTTGTGATTGTTGCTTACGGCACGATGATTTTCTTTGTATTAGTTGTACTAGGACTTGTAGCTAAATGGGCAGGCGTTAACATCTTCCACTTATTAAAAGTACTAAAAGATGAATTGCTACTAGCATTTTCAACTGCAAGTTCAGAAACGGTCCTGCCGCGTATTATTGCGAAAATGGAAAAGTTCGGATGTCCTAAAGCAATTACATCTTTTGTTATTCCGACGGGATATTCATTTAACTTAGACGGATCTACTCTTTATCAAGCGCTTGCTGCCATTTTTATTGCGCAAATGTACGGTATTGATATGAGCATCACACAGCAAATTTCACTGATATTAATTTTAATGGTGACATCTAAAGGAATTGCAGGAGTTCCTGGCGTTTCGTTTGTTGTATTGCTTGCAACGCTTGGATCTGTAGGACTTCCAGTAGAAGGGCTTGCTTTTATCGCTGGAATCGACCGCTTGTTAGATATGGGACGTACAGCGGTAAACGTAATTGGAAACTCACTTGGCGCGATTGTGATCTCGAAGTGGGAAGGGCAATTTAACGACGAACACAAGAAAGCTTATATTAACGAAGTAACAAAAAAAGTATCGTAA
- a CDS encoding YfhD family protein, translated as MGRANNHKSSHNNKGSLPQTPKELKIAPDQANEEFSRELAQHHDAKAKQDLILKQQKEK; from the coding sequence ATGGGAAGAGCAAATAATCACAAATCATCACATAACAACAAAGGGTCATTGCCTCAAACACCAAAAGAGTTAAAAATTGCTCCGGATCAAGCAAATGAAGAATTTTCACGTGAGTTAGCGCAGCATCATGATGCTAAAGCGAAACAGGACTTAATTTTGAAACAGCAAAAAGAAAAGTAA
- a CDS encoding C40 family peptidase: MKKAIMGSITAAAVLFSGASPFIAPAQTVEAASYSYKDTAIATGKKLMGVPYKWGGTTTKGFDCSGFIQYIFKKAGKTLPRTTEQMYRVGTSISKAKLQKGDLVFFQTYKKGPSHVGVYLGNNQFLQASTSKGVTITSLSNSYWKARYIGAKRI; this comes from the coding sequence ATGAAAAAAGCCATCATGGGGTCTATAACGGCAGCGGCAGTCTTATTTAGCGGAGCCAGTCCGTTTATTGCACCTGCTCAAACAGTAGAAGCAGCGTCATATTCATACAAAGACACGGCTATTGCTACTGGTAAAAAATTAATGGGTGTTCCTTATAAATGGGGAGGCACGACAACAAAAGGTTTTGACTGCTCTGGATTTATTCAATATATTTTCAAAAAAGCTGGAAAAACACTTCCGCGCACAACGGAACAAATGTATCGAGTAGGGACAAGCATTTCAAAGGCAAAGCTTCAAAAAGGAGATTTAGTTTTCTTTCAAACGTATAAAAAAGGTCCTTCACATGTAGGCGTGTATTTAGGAAATAATCAGTTTCTTCAAGCTTCTACGTCTAAAGGAGTGACGATTACATCTCTTAGCAACAGCTATTGGAAAGCACGTTATATTGGTGCAAAACGGATTTAA
- a CDS encoding N-acetylmuramoyl-L-alanine amidase, translated as MKRLVWSYGIGIVAIVAVLSLFFMMKGQTEKAVVVSGNVPKAHAQGERVKQPISRFRAVQPNEADNEVKNVKNPMPEKADPPPFLVYIDPGHQAQANLEKEPIGPGAAETKIKVSGGTSGVVTKKPEYKLTLEASMILKKLLEEKGITVKFTRSSHSVNISNRERAELANNSKADLHVRIHADGSENASVKGLSVLTPAEDNSYTKPVYQSSLQASQAILTEVKKDQFVEVDGIRYRSDLSGFNWSTVPVTLVELGYMTNPEEDRNLSDQAYLTKLMNHVADGIVVYEEMTK; from the coding sequence ATGAAGCGCTTAGTATGGAGTTATGGAATAGGTATTGTTGCAATAGTAGCAGTACTCTCACTTTTCTTTATGATGAAAGGTCAAACTGAGAAAGCAGTTGTTGTTAGTGGAAATGTACCAAAAGCTCATGCGCAGGGAGAAAGAGTTAAGCAGCCCATCTCACGGTTCCGAGCAGTACAGCCTAATGAAGCAGATAATGAAGTGAAAAATGTAAAAAACCCCATGCCTGAAAAAGCCGATCCGCCTCCATTTTTAGTCTACATTGATCCTGGTCATCAAGCTCAGGCTAACCTAGAGAAAGAGCCAATCGGACCGGGAGCAGCAGAAACGAAAATAAAAGTTTCCGGAGGCACATCGGGCGTGGTGACCAAGAAGCCCGAATACAAGCTGACATTGGAAGCCTCCATGATATTAAAAAAACTATTAGAAGAAAAAGGCATAACGGTAAAGTTTACTCGCAGTTCTCACAGTGTGAATATCAGCAACCGGGAACGAGCGGAGCTTGCGAACAATTCAAAAGCTGATTTGCACGTACGTATACATGCAGATGGTTCTGAAAATGCGTCTGTAAAAGGACTTTCTGTGCTCACTCCTGCAGAAGATAATTCCTATACGAAGCCTGTTTATCAAAGCAGTCTACAGGCATCTCAAGCTATTCTGACAGAGGTGAAAAAAGATCAGTTTGTCGAAGTAGACGGCATTCGTTATCGCAGCGATCTTTCAGGATTTAACTGGTCGACTGTACCTGTAACGCTAGTTGAACTGGGGTATATGACGAATCCAGAAGAGGACCGAAACCTGTCTGATCAGGCTTATCTTACAAAGCTGATGAATCATGTTGCAGACGGTATAGTGGTATATGAAGAAATGACAAAATAA
- a CDS encoding Ig-like domain-containing protein: MRKLTVLALVLSVLLFQFTPLASVKAETVEPVVSVKLVNYLGDQHAITIKPSYLYTIKNSDLVLNANTEYTVAATNQGVTLKQGTTVLGEFTSFEITPSLYKNPISINGRQYLGDVAFTNEKGTYVRPINTLPIEDYLKGVVPNEVYTSWNLQALKTQAVAARTYAMSYAGKVINDTVSYQVYGGYTWYDSTNQAVNETFGQVVTYNSKLINAVFSSSNGGRTESNSNAWGGTQFSYFPVKEDPYDKQTPWTLAIQKTQIDLTGKDLANYSAWWNTISEKDKIVTDNLKSWLVANKHPGKTIKITSIPKVSFYAPSSGGRVTKGAITVDYLVKGDVDSSQKLVVHHLELTDLTSTKLKSMLNSRAMLSLLVTETNETSRSTTFNGKGNGHGVGMSQYGAQKMASLGKDYREILDFYYPTTTLLSFYTTKYPRKEQEEEAPKDTVAPDAPSVSALGDDQTSLTGVTEPNASVIAKVENEVIGTGLADEDGKFAITIAKQQADTKVSVTSKDAAENESTATVVTVTDQTPPSVLIVNEVSDQDTTVTGVTEASAAVTVKAGSATFSTVADANGKFTVSIPVQKGGTTIAVSAKDKAGNESQAPSFAVKTTLKAPLAPKVNAVSDQDTMIKGTTEANATVIVKNGSLQLAAGKADAKGNYSISIAKQKAGNKLAVTAQNAGGTSSPTTVAVQDKTAPAAPKVNAVSDQDTKVTGTTEANSTVTVKAGTTTVGTAKAGANGAFSVAISLQKANTKLSVQAKDAAGNSSSVSTVTVQDKTAPITPKVNAVSNQDTVVTGSTEAGAEVHVKIDKKVIGKGNAKSNGTFSITIPKQSAATKLAVIAKDAANNYSSNTFVTVSAALTKPALPTVNTLTEKSTAVTGTGEKNASIYIKVGGKIIASGKIDGNGKFSVEIPAQKAGTEVTAVLQNKVGYSPYKIVKVQDTTPPAPPAVNAVTSLSTSISGKTEANAVITIKSGTKLIASGKADSKGQFKVNIPKQKAGVKLAVTAKDAAGNISSAVNINVK; the protein is encoded by the coding sequence ATGAGAAAGTTAACGGTATTAGCTTTAGTACTAAGCGTACTGCTGTTTCAATTCACGCCGCTTGCTAGCGTGAAAGCTGAAACGGTAGAACCAGTTGTGTCTGTAAAATTAGTAAACTATTTAGGAGATCAGCATGCAATTACAATTAAGCCGTCTTATTTATACACTATTAAAAACTCGGATTTGGTCTTAAATGCAAATACAGAGTATACGGTGGCAGCAACAAATCAAGGTGTCACTTTAAAACAAGGGACCACTGTCTTAGGTGAATTTACGAGCTTTGAAATTACACCGTCTCTTTATAAAAATCCCATATCTATTAACGGCAGACAGTACTTAGGGGACGTGGCGTTTACCAATGAAAAAGGAACTTACGTCAGACCTATTAATACGCTGCCGATTGAAGACTATTTAAAAGGCGTTGTGCCAAATGAAGTCTATACATCTTGGAATCTGCAAGCTTTAAAAACTCAGGCGGTGGCAGCGAGAACATACGCAATGAGCTATGCAGGAAAAGTTATTAACGATACGGTAAGCTATCAAGTATACGGTGGCTATACGTGGTATGACAGTACAAACCAAGCAGTAAATGAGACATTCGGACAAGTAGTTACGTACAACAGTAAATTAATCAACGCCGTTTTCTCATCAAGCAACGGTGGAAGAACCGAATCAAACAGCAATGCCTGGGGAGGAACTCAGTTTTCTTATTTCCCGGTGAAAGAAGATCCATACGACAAGCAGACGCCGTGGACATTAGCTATTCAAAAAACGCAAATTGATTTAACAGGAAAAGATTTAGCTAACTATAGCGCATGGTGGAATACAATTTCTGAAAAAGATAAAATCGTTACGGATAATTTGAAATCATGGTTAGTAGCCAATAAGCATCCTGGTAAAACCATTAAAATTACGTCTATTCCAAAGGTAAGTTTTTATGCTCCTTCATCGGGAGGCCGTGTGACTAAAGGTGCGATTACAGTGGACTACCTTGTTAAAGGAGATGTAGACAGTTCGCAAAAACTAGTGGTTCATCATTTGGAATTAACAGATTTAACATCGACAAAGCTAAAATCTATGTTAAACAGCCGTGCAATGCTTAGTCTGCTTGTAACGGAAACAAATGAAACAAGCAGATCAACAACCTTTAATGGTAAAGGAAATGGACACGGAGTTGGAATGAGTCAGTACGGTGCTCAAAAAATGGCAAGTCTAGGAAAGGACTATCGTGAAATTCTAGATTTTTATTATCCAACAACTACTCTTTTAAGCTTTTATACAACAAAGTATCCGCGAAAAGAGCAGGAGGAAGAAGCGCCGAAAGATACAGTTGCGCCTGATGCACCTTCAGTTAGTGCACTAGGAGATGATCAAACATCGCTTACGGGCGTAACAGAACCAAATGCTTCTGTTATTGCAAAAGTGGAAAATGAAGTAATCGGAACAGGTCTTGCTGATGAAGACGGAAAGTTTGCGATTACGATTGCAAAGCAGCAAGCAGATACAAAAGTGTCGGTAACGTCTAAAGATGCAGCTGAAAATGAAAGCACGGCAACAGTGGTGACCGTAACAGATCAAACGCCGCCTTCTGTTCTAATTGTAAATGAAGTAAGTGACCAAGACACGACCGTGACGGGCGTAACGGAAGCAAGCGCAGCCGTGACGGTAAAAGCCGGCAGTGCGACGTTCTCTACAGTAGCGGATGCTAACGGTAAATTTACCGTTTCAATCCCAGTACAAAAAGGCGGAACAACAATAGCGGTAAGTGCAAAAGATAAAGCAGGAAACGAAAGCCAAGCGCCTTCTTTTGCGGTTAAAACAACGTTAAAAGCACCGCTTGCACCAAAGGTAAATGCAGTAAGTGATCAAGACACAATGATTAAAGGGACGACTGAAGCAAATGCGACGGTCATTGTTAAAAACGGAAGTCTTCAGCTTGCAGCCGGCAAAGCAGATGCTAAAGGAAATTACAGCATCTCAATTGCGAAACAAAAAGCAGGAAACAAGCTGGCTGTAACGGCTCAAAACGCTGGGGGAACAAGTTCACCTACTACAGTAGCCGTACAGGATAAAACGGCACCAGCCGCGCCAAAAGTAAATGCAGTAAGTGATCAAGATACCAAAGTTACCGGTACCACTGAAGCAAATTCCACAGTTACTGTAAAAGCAGGAACAACTACTGTGGGAACGGCTAAAGCAGGTGCAAATGGAGCATTTTCTGTTGCCATTTCCCTGCAAAAAGCGAATACAAAGCTAAGCGTACAAGCAAAAGATGCAGCAGGAAATAGCAGCTCTGTATCAACCGTAACCGTACAGGATAAAACAGCGCCTATTACACCAAAAGTGAACGCGGTAAGCAATCAAGATACAGTAGTAACGGGAAGCACAGAAGCAGGCGCAGAAGTGCATGTGAAAATTGACAAAAAAGTAATCGGCAAAGGCAATGCAAAATCGAATGGAACGTTCAGCATCACGATTCCAAAGCAGTCTGCTGCTACAAAATTAGCCGTTATTGCAAAAGATGCAGCCAATAACTATAGCTCCAATACGTTTGTAACGGTTAGTGCTGCGCTGACAAAACCAGCACTTCCAACCGTTAATACGCTTACTGAAAAAAGTACAGCGGTAACGGGAACGGGAGAAAAAAATGCGTCTATTTATATTAAAGTAGGCGGAAAGATTATTGCGAGTGGAAAAATTGATGGGAACGGCAAGTTCAGCGTGGAAATTCCTGCTCAAAAAGCAGGAACAGAAGTGACGGCCGTATTGCAAAATAAAGTAGGGTATAGTCCTTATAAAATTGTAAAAGTTCAAGACACAACCCCGCCGGCACCTCCGGCAGTTAATGCAGTTACGTCTTTGTCCACGTCTATCTCTGGAAAAACGGAAGCAAATGCCGTGATTACGATTAAAAGCGGTACAAAGCTGATCGCATCAGGAAAAGCAGATAGCAAAGGACAGTTTAAAGTCAATATTCCCAAACAAAAAGCAGGCGTAAAACTGGCTGTTACGGCAAAAGATGCCGCTGGAAATATAAGTTCGGCAGTCAACATAAACGTTAAATAA
- a CDS encoding aldo/keto reductase: MSNHLQDTVTLHNGVKMPWLGLGVFKVEEGPELVNAVKTAIVKGYRSIDTAAIYGNEEGVGEGIRQGLKEAGLSREDIFVTSKVWNADLGYEATLAAYETSLQKLGLEYLDLYLIHWPVEGKYKEAWKALETLYKEEKVRALGVSNFQIHHLEDLMKDGDVKPVINQVEYHPRLTQKELHAFCQKHDIQLEAWSPLMQGELLDNDVLKEIAEKHGKSVAQIILRWDLQNGVVTIPKSTKEHRIVENSSLFDFELDAEDVSKIDGLNQNHRVGPDPDNFDF; this comes from the coding sequence ATGAGTAATCATTTGCAAGATACAGTTACACTTCATAATGGAGTCAAAATGCCTTGGCTTGGATTAGGGGTATTTAAAGTAGAAGAAGGGCCTGAATTAGTTAACGCGGTGAAAACAGCTATCGTAAAAGGCTACCGCAGCATTGATACGGCAGCTATTTATGGAAATGAAGAAGGTGTAGGAGAAGGAATTCGCCAAGGTCTGAAAGAAGCAGGTCTTTCACGCGAAGACATCTTTGTTACATCAAAAGTTTGGAACGCAGATTTAGGCTATGAAGCGACATTGGCTGCTTACGAAACAAGCTTACAAAAGCTTGGCTTAGAATATTTAGACCTATACTTAATTCACTGGCCGGTAGAAGGTAAGTATAAAGAAGCGTGGAAAGCATTAGAAACGCTTTATAAAGAAGAAAAAGTAAGAGCTCTGGGTGTAAGTAATTTTCAAATTCATCATTTAGAAGACTTAATGAAAGATGGAGATGTAAAGCCTGTTATTAACCAAGTTGAATATCATCCTCGTTTGACGCAAAAAGAGCTGCATGCTTTTTGTCAAAAGCACGATATTCAGCTAGAGGCATGGTCTCCGCTTATGCAAGGAGAATTGCTAGATAACGATGTGTTAAAAGAAATTGCTGAAAAACACGGTAAATCAGTTGCTCAAATTATTCTGCGATGGGATCTGCAAAACGGAGTTGTAACGATTCCAAAATCGACAAAAGAACATCGTATTGTTGAAAATTCATCGCTATTTGATTTTGAATTGGATGCTGAAGACGTAAGCAAAATTGATGGATTAAATCAAAATCACCGAGTAGGTCCAGATCCGGACAATTTTGATTTTTAA
- a CDS encoding Fur-regulated basic protein FbpA: MTKQAYSHIQCKKTSMIDLLLDAGVYKKGNKQLYELTLQELETEYEAISQQRISE, from the coding sequence ATGACAAAACAAGCTTACTCTCACATACAATGTAAAAAAACATCAATGATTGATTTATTGCTGGATGCAGGGGTTTATAAAAAAGGAAACAAGCAGTTATATGAGCTTACGCTTCAAGAATTAGAAACAGAATACGAAGCTATTTCACAACAGCGCATATCTGAATGA